Genomic segment of Dromiciops gliroides isolate mDroGli1 chromosome 3, mDroGli1.pri, whole genome shotgun sequence:
TTCAGTCCATTTTTGCTGCTTAGTATTTGTATGACCTTCACATGAAAGTCATTTAAACAATCTAGGCCTCAATTTGTTCATCGATGAAATGATGgggggtggactagatgacctcaaagctCACTTATGGTTGTAGGCCTATGAACCAATGAGGTCATTTATAGAAATATGCAAGAGAACAGAATCAAAGATAGATCTCTGGGGCACTCCAATAAAAGTTCTTTCTCCAGCTTGATATAGGGCCGTTCTGAACAGCTGTTTAGGTCTGACCATTTTAACCAGTTTGTAATACACTTAACTAGCCCGTGTTTCTCTATGTAGAGGtatttgatatttatatagtcccgctggatttggagtcagaaagataagAATTTGaaacccacctctgacacttaattagctatgtgaccagatgggcaagttacttaaattccttgaatcagtttcttcatcagtaagatGAGAATATTATATAGTATCTTCATAGAGTTATCTGACACAAATTAGATTAGGTCTGTAAAACACTTTTAACTTGAAAGTCTCATAAACATGTAATTAATCTTGTCTATTTGAGGTGTGGCAAAATATAGTCCAATGCCTGGGCAGAATCTAGGTACAGAGTATCTATGGCATTTCCCTGACCAGGTTAGCAAACCTgccaaaaaagaattcatttatcTTACTTGTTCTTCATGAGCCACTCATGAAGGCTGTTAGTGCTTGCTCTTTTCCTTGTTTGCATAAGCCATGAccataatatattttagaattttgccaAAAATTGTAAGTCAAGATCATTGGCTTATAGTTTtaagaatctttttttcctttactatAAAAAAGTGGCTGACAATTGCTTATGTGTAGCCCAGATGCACCGCTTTCATCGAATTTGAAGTTTTGACTTGGGTGACTATACTCTAGAGAGTGtaaggatcagttgaagaaaaAATTCAGCAAGAGGACaggcattgtttttgtttgtttggttttctttttgttttgttttttgcaaaagTGGCATGCAGGATCAGCATCTCACAATGTACCTCTTGACTactgtcttttcccctcccctcccctcccctgagcCCTTTCCCTGGGAGAAGagagtgggagaagggaaaatgcttattttattttatttttttgtggggcagttggggttaagtaacttgcccagggtcacacagctactaagtgtcaagtgtctgaggccggatttgaactcaggtcctcctgaatccagggctggtgctttatccactgtgccacctagctgctctcaaaatgtttattttaatagGAGGGGCTGCTGCTCAGGAGTTTAAAATGCAAATagttatttttagttttatattaAAGACTCCATTTGTTCCAATAACCAGTCAGAAAGCATTAAATGCTGCAGCATTGGGAATtttaaatacaagcaaaaagacagcTTCTCcccttctaatgggagaagacagcacacaaaaggcAGTTGGAAAGGGTTTTTGTGCTTCTAGGTGCTTTTGAGGTAGAATCCTCCTGATTGGTATTGCTTAGTTTCAGGGTTATACAAAGTTATTGACTTTGTgattatagttccaaattggctTTTGAGGATAGTTGGACCACTTTACAACTTTACAGATAGTTCATAGGAATACTGTGACTGTCCTCCAGAAATTGCCATTTTCATCAACTTTATGCTTCTGAGATAGAATTGTTTCAATTTCCCCCTTTTGAACAAGTGGAGCAAAAAATCATTGCTTTTGATTTCTGTAGGAATTAATAAATGGCAGTGTCTGTTCCATTCTTCTTAGTCCCTTGAATTATGATTTCTCACTAGGAAAGTCAGAAAGTAGATTCAAGTAAGGTTCagaatgttcttttttgttatgaAAATATCTTTGTCTCCAGAAACAAATGCATATTGTTCAGCATTGTGCTGGGCTATTTGTCCTCAAAGTACAACAACTATTGTGATGTGATGATATGGTACTCTGCATGCTTAGTATGAGAACAAATGCAATAGGAACATATTTGGGaaattgttttgggggcaattgAAAACAGTGGCGGAGcaatttatgaatattatcttaaatattttcttttgtcatGGTGCCttgcatttgggggggggtgtggagcaatgagggttgacttgcccaaggtcatgcagctagtgtcatgtgtctgaggctgcatttgaagtcaggtcctcctgaatccagggccggtgctttatccactgtgccacctagctgccccccccccccatatttttaagaaataatttgttgttaaaagaaaattttacataATGAATATTCTTCAAGCTGAATAGGAAACAGTAGGTAAATATTtcccaaaaacaaaacctgttgtTTAACTTAGAAGTTCCTTTACAAATCTTTCAGTGTTTCTTCTATGGCAAAATATGACTAATATTGCTTGATGAGGTCTTATGTTCCCTTTTTCCtgtctccattttcctttcccttcccccttccctttttagtAATCttgggtgtcttttttttttttttttgctgaactattttaattaaaatttttttaagtgaggcaaatggggttaagtgacttgcccagggtcacacagctagtaagtgttaagtgtctgatgctggatttgaactcaggtactcctgactccaggaccggtgctctattcactgcgccacctagctgccccttaatttaaattttaaaatagcattttaataaataagaCTTAAATTTTAAGTTCATTATGTGGTGTATGCTTGAAATCCTATCAAAggttttgtttattatttctttctcttattagTTAATTCATCTTTTTAgatcctttcttttccctcccttctcagtTTAAACTGAATATAGAAatgaattttagagctagaaaggacattatatagattcttttttttttttttttggtgaggcaattgaggttaagtgacttgcccagggtcacacagctagtaagtgttaagtgtctgaggccggatttgaactcaggtactcctgactccagggctggtgctctatccactgcgccaccgagctgcccccccaTTATATAGATTCTTGAAGCAAGAATGGAAACTTCCTTTCCAAGGCAGCCCCTCCTATTTTTAGTCAATACTTAATTATTAGGAGTTCCTCTTTATtttgctatactttttttttttttttcttttgtggggcagtgatggttaagtgacttgcccaagaacacacagctagtgtcaagtgtctgaggctggatttgaactcaggtccttcagaatccaggaccgttgctttattcactgtgccacctagctgccccctttattttgCTATGCTGTCTACTTCCATACAGCCTCTAGTTggtcagatcccacctctgatacttaactttgtgaccctggaaaagtttcATTTAGGCTCTCTGAACCTTtgatccctcatctgtaaaatcatatTTGGCTTATTTGTCCTCTAATGGATTTTAAATTGATGAGCTTACTCTTCTTGACATTTTTTCCCCATGTTAAAACTTTACATAGATCTAGTTGTGGCAACAGGAaccagcatttatgtagtgcctgcCATTTGCCAGACACTTATGCTAAGAGCTTTCTTTACAaataggatctcatttgatccttacagcatccctgggagataggtgctgttattttatacccatttgacagttgaagaatctgaggcagatggtggttaagttatttgcccagtatcacacaaatagtgtctgaagctggatttgaactcttctttgtgactctaggcccagagctctattcactgtgccactaaCTGCCTCCTAGGATACATTATTATAATTCCTAATTTTTTTACAGGCAAATGAAGAAATATCTGACTGAGCACCAACCTTAaccttttttggaggggagggggcaatgagggttaagtgacttgtccagggtcacacagctagaaagtgtcaagtgtctgagaccggatttgaactcaggtcctcctgaatccagggccgatgctttatccactgcgccacctagctgcccccaaccttaaCTTTAGACAGACTCATATATCAGTTTGAGTGTTGGATTTTTTGTTCACAGAAACTCTTAAAAATTAAGAGCTTTGTTGTGGAACACCCTGAGTATCTGCCCATATAAAGTTGCAGATCCTTGGAGCAATTTGTCTTAAATTTAACAATCTTGACAAAATGATTGAATAAGCCAAATAAGGACTAAGACTTTAAAGTAATATAATTCAAGCAGCTATTTGCcttttggaaaaagaagaaacacGTAAACTTCAACAAAAGAgcagatatcatctcatttactCCATAACACCATgtgatctcttttctttctgtgtaCTTATAGAATTTAGAATTGGGATGATttttgactcattttacagatgaggatattgaggCCTTTAGaggcaaatgacttgtccaaaatcatataAAGTGAGtaacaaagctgggatttgaattagGTCCTCTGATTTCGAATTCAAAGCTTTTCGCACTGTTAGcattaccttttttattttaatttggtttgtgCCTAGCTCACAAGTGTTGAGTTTTATAACTTCCTTTCTACATAATCCTAAATTTTGTAATTGCTAGAAAACTCTTATTTTTTGGTGTGATATATAAAACACTTCCAGTGTATTGTCTGAAAAGGATTGCTTTGGCCAGCTGTTACAAAGAACTATAGCTATTCTCCCTGTCTGCTACTgggtgtttctctctctctctctctctctctctctctctctctctctctctctctctcttgcttatATAGACACTGCTTTTTCTTGGGAATACCACCCAATGGCCATCTCCAAGCTCAGTTTGATGATATTTCACCTTGCTGTAGTGTAGTCAAGCAATTTGGGAGTCATTGGCAACATAAATAATTATGTAGTATTGTGAAAGGAACATAGGACCAGAAATTTAATGTCTAGTTTTTAGGGTCAAATTCTAGCATTTAATGGCCTATGACCAGGACGATCCTCTTTGTGTTATGTCCTTGTGTCATAATAGATCCTCACTTTGCATTTCTGAAAAAGTAACCAATAATCTATATGTATAATATCATGAACTCTGTCTAACTGcaataatatatgtgaaagtgctttgaaaaccaaaAAATGTTGTactataacctaaaaaaaaatgggggggggggtaagtaaTAATAAATTTCCAAAAGTTAAGACTCCAACACTTTCTCATCGAATTCTGCTCAAAGTGCCATACTATAAAATCTTGGATATGGCAGAAATTCCTCTTCTCACACAGCCAGACCATAACATCCCAACATGGTATTCTGAGTTGGAGTTCTAAACATAGAAATTGTTATACATTGTGACTGATCGGCCTGGAGCATAGCCCTGTTGGTATTTAACCAAGTTTTTGAAGGTTGGCTTAAGTAATcatatgtaaagttctttcagtgggcaaaatagtttctcaGTTGCAGACAAGGATTTTAGAACAAACTTTGGGAAATGCAGCCTCTTTAAACTAAGCACTTCCTGTGGTTGAAGAAACCCCAGTACTTATACACGTGGAACTGATGGAAAACTAGTCCATTTACTTTTGTGGCTAGACAGCTTTATTTTTCCTGCTTGctacattttacattttcccaTTTCAGGTGATTGTCTTTGTAATAGAAATCAGTCTTCATACCTCCACAGAGAGGGCAGTGTTCTTATCTTATTCAATTGTTCTCTCCTCTGATCcatctaaaaatatatatgctaattgaatgagtgagtgaataatgaatgaatgaatataattagatattcaaatatgtttttgttttttaaaaacagatattGAAGCACAGATTCGAGAAATCCAAGGGAAGAAGGCAGCTCTTGATGAAGCTCAAGGAGTTGGCCTTGATTCTACAGGTTATTTTGACCAAGAAATTTACGGTGGTAATGACAGCAGATTTGCTGGTTATGTGACATCAATTGCTGCAACTGAATTAGAAGAtgtaagtttatttttattttttttttcacttcgctaaaaaattatttctttattttgcgggacaataagggttaagtgacttgcccagggtcaacagctagtaagtgtcaagtgtctgaggccagatttgaactcaggtcctcctgaatccagagccagtgctttatctactgtgccacctagctgtctcttaaagttttattttttttaaatgtctaggaaacaaaaataagcaattttctctttgtttatGACGTTTTACAGACGCCTATCTTTTATGTTTGTGAGAGTATAACTAGCTTTTCTCAGGGACATAACTATTTAGATCTATTTGCTTTAGTTCAAGAGTTTATTTGAAATGTTTCTGTAAGCTTTAAAgtagaaaggaataaagaaagtatagctttattttttcacctaattaaaaaaaatgctatcaaattacttgctgatTTTTTAAGTTCAAATTGCTTTTTATATAGTTATGAGCATTTTTCATGGAAAGAATTTTTGGTTGATACTTAAAAATGACAGGTCTCAGTTTTCACAAAGGGCCACTTGGGCTTATTCTCATACTTTGAGAAGTGATGGTTCTTGTTTTGTGTAATTGAGACTGAAGGAAGTTGTCTTATATGTTAGAAATGTTTGGGAGATTACTAGTAAGATAAAAAAGAGTTTTATAATATTTGAAAGCATTAGATTTTCCTGAAAAGAGCCTCCAGCACTATGCTAGTAGCATAATATAACTTCTCTTTTCACTGTAATAAACTGCTAACTCAGTTCAAGtaagaaaaaaagtttgaaactaTCAAATATTTTGAATTCTTCGATTCTGTGGACGTCCCTTCTTTTAAATTTGTTGATGTTttgttccaaactttttttttgttttggtgcgGTAGGATGACGATGACTACTCCTCATCCACTAGCCTGCTTGGCCAGAAGAAGTCAGGATACCAACCTACAGTGGCATTGCTTAATGACATACCACAGTCAACAGAACaggtaacattttttttcttttatatagctaaagaaacagaaatacctcattttaaaaaaatgtaaaattctcaATGTAAGACATTTGTAAACTGGAACTTCCTGTGAAGATTATAAAATGTGCAAAACATGGACTTTTGTTTTGAACCCATTCCTTTATTCAAACTTTTCCCTCCCCAATGGACgttttatggttttaaaaatatacaatttcACTCATTTGTAGGGATATACAAATTGATTAATTATGGATTCTTTATTTCTGTAGTATGATCCATTTGCTGAACACCGTCCTCCAAAGATTGCAGACCGGGAAGATGAATATAAAAAGCACAGGCGAACTATGATAATTTCTCCGGAGCGTCTTGATCCTTTTGCAGATGGTAATTCACTCCCACTTTTCTATAAGTCTTGTAAAATTTATTTGTATGAAGTTGTCTTTagccctttgtttttttttggcatgcTTAtgaatttagtttttctttttaaacagccCCCTATTTTAGATGTGTATAGATTTTGAAGTCACAGATGCCATATTCTTCATGTTTATAATACAAGTTTTCTTTCTAGGTAGaaggacaagaaaaaaatgagccAATGCCATAGAAACGCAAAGGGTtaaaggtttttcttttcattttgttttgggttaCGCATACTGTACTTTGAACAAATGTGTGTGTTTCTGCTCAAAATACTTTCAAGTCTCTGAAAACTTTGAaagttttcatttccaaattatagaattttaaatttattatttttgaaatacTATTTTCTCAGAATAGAGCCCATTGCTCTAATCATAACTCTGTAGTGCACCTACTTTGCTTTAAGCATTCCTAAGTTAAAACAAAAGTATATATACAAAGACTTTGATCCTCTTAATAGTTGAAGTCTGTTTTGCTAATTTTAGTATGCAAGTCAGTTCAAGGGGCATAGTGGGCCTGATGGAAGCTTTCCTCAGGTGAGTGAGTTTCACAATCAAAATAAGGTGCCTGTTTCTTAAAATTAGACTCTGTTGCAGGTTTTACAAATTAGAATTTCTGCCTGCATGAATTAGTAGGGATATTTTTTTACTTGCTTAATTGTAATTGATTTAAACATGTATGTCAGAATTCACAGGCCCATACTAACTGTCCTTAATTTCTTTCCTACAGCAGTACTGCTATATGCCAGTCCTGTCTGCATTCTTAAGGGTGCAGTTCAACACATCCTGTGTAGATTATGGTGAAAAAGTATTCCAAAGGAAGTCTTATCAAAGCTAGTGTCAGAATGACACTGCTAATTGGGCATGGTCTTCAGcatagaaaatgtttaagaatttAATTTCCCCCCCCAAATTGTGATGCTATACTATTTGTATAGCACATTTTCCCATTTCTGAGAGTAGTGTGCCTCCTTGCATCTTGTTCTTAATTGggcttctttaaaatattttgaagtttAAAGAGCAAATAATGAAACTTCAGGGATAGAGTTACACATCTCATTGTACacgattttgtgtgtgtgtgtatcatagtAATTGTAGATGTAACATTTGAAGTAATTTATAATTACGTTTTCacaagagaaaatataaaaattttctgCAGCATAGtcatggaaattaaaaaaaaaaaaaagaagccctctCATAACATGGCACTTGAATACAAATGTAGAAGTGTTTTGATCAGATTTGCCAAAGTATAACTGTATCCTAGAACTTTATGTGATACACTGACCTAGGCTTAGTTAGTGAAAGTCAGGATTTCAACAGTTTGCACAGGTAATGTTTTGAATATAAATATCTTTCCAAAGTGTTACTAATGGTAAAGAGATAATTTTCTAGGCTGCTGTTCTGCTGCTTGAAGTCAGAACTGCTGGTGGAGACAAAGGCACGAAAGTGTACGTATTCCGGATTAGCAACCCAGGGACCCATCACTTCTGAAGACTCTTAACTGTGTTTtgtcattttattgttttatttgccTTAAAGTACTTGTTTTAAACTGCAGTAGTTATGTTTGTGTTCAAACAGGTTAAATTGATCAGCAAACTCAATAAAAAGTAAGATGTGTAATTATTAAAGTTTtcgattaaaaaaaagtaaaattaagtgATTATGGAATACCATATTATTAGAGCAGGGCAGATAAATCATTTGaatttaattatcttttattCATTGTGCTCCTGTcctgttgctgttattttctgCAGGAGGCAAGACACCTGATCCTAAAATGAATGCGAGGACTTATATGGATGTTATGCGAGAACAGCATTTGACTAAAGAGGAGgtctgttaaaatttttttttctcataattttaTTGCTATAGAGATCAATAAGGGAGGTTTATATTAAGATAATTTATAGTATATTAAACATTACACTTAAAATTATACTGTGTTTcataaaatcttaaaagaaaaatcactctgaaaaaatagaaagtgtATTGATTCTTTATGGACAGAGAAGATTGGTTGAGGGCAGGATTCCAGAAACTCTTTTCAACAAGTGGGATGGCTTCCCCCAGCAAATATGTGATGATGGTTGGtgtacaaacataaaatttcttaaccaacgtgaagatcagaaggttgaggggttcagcaatCCCTTCGTGGTTGTTTGTTGTCTAGAGAGGGAGAAAGTGGACCAAAGGAAACATAAGGGAAGgataaagaaagggaagatgaaaGATGCATTGTGAAACAGAGGGATATGATAAGTGGTGGGAAGTGTGGGTAGTAATGTTTGAGAACAGTACTGAAGTTATTTTGAGGAATATATTTTAATCATTAATCTTATTTTTCAGAGGGAAATTAGGCAACAGCTTGCAGAAAAAGCTAAAGCTGGAGAACTTAAAGTTGTCAATGGTGCATCATCCCAGCCTCCTTCAAAACGCAAAAGGCGTTGGGATCAGACAGCTGATCAGACTCCTGGTGCAACTCCAAAAAAGCTCTCAAACTGGGATCAAGCAGAGGTAATTCTCTTCCTgtggtggtttttctttttttctgttaggGGGTGGTAACTATTCATTTTGAAATCTTAAGTATTACTGTTAACAGTAGTGTCAAGTAACACGTCACTTCTTCGTTGTGGTTGAGTGGATGGCTCTATAAGATAGATCTTTCTTGTCCCTCTATAGAGCTAATTTAGATTTCTGGGACAACCTCTAAAATGGTCCTTAGTATGCATTTTGGTGCATAGCCATTTTATCAAACCTTTGGTACATTAAAAGGAGTGGAGTAGAATTTTTATTGCTCTTGATGATAGTTGGAGGACTGGAGAGAATTTATTCCATTGAGCTCAGTCTTATCCTTGCATAACCAATTGTGGATAAAATCCAGTTTCTTATTTTGAAACCTGAAAGGAGAAATTTGCATTTCATTCTACTGTGCTAAATGCATGCATATGAAAATAAGCAACAACTACTGGTTTCTTTCTGTAAAGCATCATTATTTCTTAGGCTGATTAtcagatggagagggagagaataagtatatagtgcctactgtgtgccaagcactttttacaactattatctcatttgattcccttGTGAATCCCTCTCCCTTAGCGGTGTGAAAGAAATTTGCTTATAACCATTTTCTAAGGGGAAGAAGCAGGGGAGTTGCTGCTAGAAGACCTGTCTTTGGAAACTTTGTATATTGTtttgttgagtttttttgttAGAAATTTTGTATGTTTGATATTAGTAGAGCTATCTTTTGTACAGaactgtgaagaaaatgctttatagaCTGTCAGGAACATTAGAATAgatttctaattattattttgtagTCTTGAATTTCCACTTAGTCGAAACTATGAAAGTATCATTTAGAGAATGAACATGTTTGCTCTTTAGCGAGATACTGCTGAGACTCCACTTTAGCCTCTAATATAATGAATAGAGTGGAAAGTGTTTTTAACGTCTTagaccattttaaaaatagaaataatagctaATTCTGTGGTAatatatgatttaattttttgttttagacTCCTGGGCATACACCTTCTTTG
This window contains:
- the SF3B1 gene encoding splicing factor 3B subunit 1 isoform X5 → MAKIAKTHEDIEAQIREIQGKKAALDEAQGVGLDSTGYFDQEIYGGNDSRFAGYVTSIAATELEDDDDDYSSSTSLLGQKKSGYQPTVALLNDIPQSTEQYDPFAEHRPPKIADREDEYKKHRRTMIISPERLDPFADGCCSAA
- the SF3B1 gene encoding splicing factor 3B subunit 1 isoform X4; the protein is MAKIAKTHEDIEAQIREIQGKKAALDEAQGVGLDSTGYFDQEIYGGNDSRFAGYVTSIAATELEDDDDDYSSSTSLLGQKKSGYQPTVALLNDIPQSTEQYDPFAEHRPPKIADREDEYKKHRRTMIISPERLDPFADGRRTRKK